The segment CCTCACCTGCCCGCTGCCCATGTGACATCCGCTGCAACCGAGCTCGCGAAATAATCGTTCCCCCGTTTGAGCCAGATTTTCCTGCGGCCTTCCATTTGCCAACCACTGCTGATATTCATCAGGCCTCATTACAATAATACTGCCAGTCATACCGGAATGGCTGGTTCCGCAATATTCGGCGCAGAACAAATGGTAGGTACCCAGCCTGGTTGGGCGGAACCATTCGGTTACATATCTCCCGGGAACCACGTCTTGTTTGATCCGGAAGGCTGGGATGAAGAAACTATGAATCACATCCTGAGAGGCCATGGTCAGTTTGACGACCTTCCCCAGCGGCACGTGAAGTTCATTAATCTCGCGATTCCCTTCAGCATGCTGCAGCTTCCACATCCACTGCTTGCCAATCACATTGATTTCAAGCGCGTTCGCCGGTGGGCGCTCCAGGTCAAAATATACGGTCGCAGCCCAACTGTAGATGCCGAGCACCAGGAACAATGGTACGAGAGTCCAGGTCACTTCAATTTTCCACGTGGCAAAGTTCAAAGGCCGGCGATCGGCCTTGTTTCCTCTGCGGTATTTGAACAGAAAATAAAACATGGGACCAAAAATGATCGCCAGCAGGACCAGGCTGAGCAGCACCAGGGCAATAAAGAGAGTGTCCACTTTGGTGGCGATGCTGGATGCTTGATGGGGAAATAAGGGAAAGTTCATACCTCAGCCCGTCTTTATTGGCACCTCCAGGTCCCGCCCGGCTTTAGCGCCATCTTTCCTTATTGTGACGAAGATCAATCTGCTCAACAGCAACAAAGTGATAAAGGCACAGATTCTGACCACGGTCATCACGAGCACTCCATACTTTCCAGTGATCGGTGTGTAATGAAAACAAAGCATCAACAATTGCTGCACCGGCGAGCCCACCTTATCCGCCGCCGCGGCCTTCAAGGCAGAATTCATTTCTTCTCCGGGAAAATTAACTCCCAGTAAGTAATGCGAAACCTTTGCCTTAGGAGTCAGAATGACCAACCCGCTTGGGTGTGCATACTGCCTGCTCTTTTCGTCATATGCATACCGATAGCCAACCTCGTCCGCCAACTGCCGTATGGAAGCTTCGTCGCCGGTAAGAAAATGCCATCCACCCGCCGCACCAGCCCGACCATAGCGCTTCAGGTAGGTTTTCTTTTTGGCGCTGGCCAGGGCGGGAGTCTCGTGCGGGTCAATGCTCACATTAACCACTTCAAATTGTTCTCCAACACTTCCTTTCAAATCCTGCAAACCCTCCACCATCCCATTGAGAACAAGGGTGCAAAGCATCGGACAACCGTAATAGCCCAGAACGAGAATAACCGGCCGTTTTCCAAAGTAATCTCCAAGTTTAACAATGCGTCCCTGTTCGTCTCGAAATTGCAATTCAAGGGCTATCTGCTGATTGAGCTTCTGGTCGAAGGTGATCTTCTTCAAAGTTTCATCGGTAACCACTTCCGCCTTTGCAGACGAAGCCGTACAAACGAAAAGTAAAAAACATAATCCCCACGTGCAGGCGAGTTTCACTCCGTGTGGGCAATGGAAGAGGAGTTTCACTGATTCCCTCCTTGCGGAGGAACGTATTCTCCCCGGCGATCTTGAATGAGCTGCAAATTGGAACCACCAGTCTGGGCGGCATTTGTACTCGTTCGCACCGGCAGACCTTTTTGCAGCAAGAGATCCATCGCCCGGTCGATGGGGATGCGTACGATTCCGGCTTTTTTATCGACCCAACCATAGCTCTGTAGTTCGATATTTTCCCGATCTCTAAAATGTTCCAGATCGGTTGTCGGGGAAATTTGCAGATGCGGTTCCGGCCAGAGTTGCCGCGACTGGGCAACGGCGGGAAGCACCTGCCTTTCCTGAGCTTCCTGATCCGCCTGACCGTGAGTGTGGAGGTAGTGCCGAAACTGCAAGCCAAGGATCAAATGAATCACAATTGCGCTGGCGAGCAGTATTCCCATGAAAATCATGACGAACTTCAAACCGACATCAGATGACTCCGTGCCTTTCCCGGCTGGATTGGGAGCAGATTGAGGATGTGCGCTATTTTGCATGAGCTTCAATAATTTGGTGTTCCACTCGCGGATCATTTAAAGGAATCAACGACGGTCCCATGAGGAGTGAAATGAAAGTTGCAACCCAGAGACCGCCCACTCCAAAGAGGGCGGCAAAATCGAGCCAACTGACATGAAATCCGGTTGGGTAAAACGAGGGAGCAATAAACCAGTACACACTGACGAAATGCGCCACAAAGACGATGGTGGCGAGCATCATGAGTGCCTGTGGATTCCGCTTCGAGTTGCGAAACAGCAGGATGAAGAATGGCAGAAAAAAGTGGAATAGAAATAGGAACCAGACGATCCCTTTCCACCCACCCGCAATACGGTGCAAATACCAGACCGTTTCGTCCGGAAGATTTCCGGACCAAATGATCAATAGCTGGCCAAAGGAGACGTACGTCCAAAACATCACGAAAGTGAGCAGCAGGTTGCCCAAATGATGAAAATGCGTGGCGGTGACTACCTCTGATAGCGGTTTGAATTGTCCGAACCAACTAAGGAGGATGATGCAAAGGGCATAGGCAGCCAGGATTTGGCCGATACAGATAATCACTACAAACATCGTGGAATACCAATGCGGCTCCAACGACATGATCCAGTCGACATAAACAAAAGTGGCTGTAAGTGGATAAAGCACAATGCCTGGGCCACTCAGACTTCGCAGGCGGCGGGTTGGCTCCACATCCCTGGTCGTATCCTGTTGCAAAGACCATTTGCGGAGAAGTTGGGTAATAACCATCCAGATAATGAAAGCAATGACAGCCCGCACGACGAACATGGCCGGATTCATGTAGGCCTGGCGATGCTGCAAGATGATGTCGTCCGCCACCGTGGTGGGTTGGGCCCACGGATAAAGGAACTTCAGACCAAAACAGATTGGGGCGAAGAGAAACGCCATGACCGGCAGCGTCATGAAGCCTGCCTCGAGAAAGCGTCTGGTAACCTGCCCCCAACGTCCGCCGGTCAGGTGATGAATCATCGCCACTCCAAAACAGCCGAGCGCCAGGCCCAGCCACGATAGAGAACCATACAAAAAGGAGATAAAAAACTGTTGCGTGTTCACAAACGCGCCCACGGCACACAGAACCAATCCAATCAATCCAACAACAAGAGCGATTAATCGGAATCTATCCAGCCGTGAAAGGAGTTCTTTGTTCATTGATTTTGGCCTTCCAGTTTTGCACGGTCAGCAGGAGGGACATTCTCCAGTCTGGAGTTATGGCTGAGCTGCAGTGCCCTGATATAGGCGGCAATGGCCCAACGATCGGCTGGTTCCACGCGTGAAGCATAAGAATACATCACTCCATACCCCCGCGTGATCACGTCGTAAAAATGTCCAACGGGAGCGTCACGCAAACGATCGATATGATACGACGGAGGCACAGGGAAACCGCGTTGCGGAATCATGCCATTTCCATCGCCCGTACGCGCATGGCAAACAGAACAATAAATCTCGTAGCGTTCCCTGCCCCTCTCCAACACCTGCTTCGTTATGGGCATGGGAAACTCGGTCACCAGATTAGTGCCAATCATGCCACGGTAGAAAGCTTGATCGGCCTCCAAATGACCTCGGGCAACAGTTCCGGAAACAAGTGGACGCGACGCGGCACCATTCTTAAAAAAATCACTTTTTTCCAACGGATCGGATTTGGGCTGATCGTACATCTCATGACGGCAGCCGCAGAGAAGCCCAAGGAAGGCAATGCCAACCAGCGCCATGGCGAATGGAGAATTCAAGGAGCCACCTCCGAAACTCGCACTGGCCTGAGGCTCTCCAAAAACCTTTTGGTCGCAACCGGGTCAAACTCAGGATCTGAGGATTCAATGCATAAAAAGAATCGATCTAATGAGGCGCGTCTGAATTCAGGAACATTGAAAACCGGGTGGTAGGGTTGAGGCAGTCGGTTCATGGCCAACATGCCAATGATTGCGCCCAGCGCTGCGCAGAGGACGGTGAGTTCGAAGGTAATCGGGATAAATGCAGGCCAGCTATGCAGCGGCCGCCCGCCGATGTTGAAAGGATAGTCCACCGCCATCGCGTACCATTGCATGAAATAACCACCGAGACCACCCGTGATGCCACAAATCAGGACCGTAAACGGGACAGCGGTCTTCCGCCGCCCCAGAGCTTGGGCAAGTCCTTCCACGGGAAATGGTGAATAGGCGTCCATCTTGCGGTAACCTTCGGCATGGCAGCGTTGCGTCGCTCCCAGCAAATCCTTGTGGGTACGAAATTCTGCCATTAACCCATGGATGGCGGCCTCATCTTTCATGGCTCCACCTCCTCATGTTCGGCAATCAGCTCGCGCACTTCTGAAATGGAAATCATTGGCAGGAACCGGATGAATAAGAACAGCAAAGTAAGGAATAACCCGACGCTCCCGATCAAGGTGGCCCAGTCCCAAACAGTGGGATAATACATCCGCCACATGGAAGGGGTGAAATCTCGTGCCAGGCTGGTGATCACAATCACAAACCGCTCCACCCACATGCCTACATTAATGAAGAGCGCGACGATAAAAAGTAAAAGGGGCGTGGTTCGAACGCGCCTCGACCACAGCGCCTGCGGGATGACCACGTTGAAAGCCATCAGGACCCAGAAAATCCAGCCATACGGACCAAATGCCCGGTTCTTCATCATGTATTGCTCAAACGTATCGCCACTGTACCAAGACATGAATGCCTCCATCAGATAGCCGTAGGCCACCATCCAACCGGTTGCCAGCATCACATTGGCCATGTTGTTCAGGTGCCGCTTGGTCACCAGGCTTTGCAGTCCGTAAATTTTGCGGATGGGAATGACAATGTTCAGCACCATGGCAAAGCCGGAATAAATGGCGCCGGCCACAAAGTACGGTGGGAAGATCGTGGAATGCCAACCCGGCACGATGGCCACGGAAAAGTCAAAGCTGACAACGCTGTGCACCGACAGGACCAACGGAGTGGCCCAACCCGGCAAGAAGAAGATAGGCAGATTGATGCCGTTGCCAATGGACCGCTGAACCACGCCAGCCCAAAGCCAGCATCCCGTAAAAAACCTGTTTGCCACGCGTGGTTGCGCGATCCCGTAACGTGGCGACATCTGGAATGAGTCCGACATACCAAAAGATAAGTGAAACCGTGAAATAGGTGCTGACCGCAAAGACGTCCCAGACGAGCGGACTGCGAAATTGCGGCCACAAACCCATGGTATCAGGATACGGGAGCAGCCAATAGAACAGCCATGGTCTTCCCAAATGGAGCAACGGAAACATCCCGGCGCAGGCCACTGCAAACAACGTCATTGCTTCTGTGAAACGATTAATGGAAGTACGCCATTTTTGAAGCAGCAGCAGCAGGATGGCGGAAATAAAAGTGCCGGCATGGCCGATTCCAATCCACCAGACAAAATTCACTATGGCGAAGCCCCAGGCCACGGGAATGTTGATTCCCCATATGCCAACGCCTTTATAGAGCAGATACGAGATGGCGTAGAGCAAAAGCATCAGCAGCGAAAACGCCACCCCGAAGCTCACCCACCAGAACTTCGGGCGAGGATGTTCGAGAACCACATCCGCAATGGTATCTGTCACCGAATCGTAAGTCTCACCCGGGCCGAGAATGCGCGCGGGATAGCCTAAAGGAGTGACGGGGTAATCCTTGTCATTTTTGGCGGCATCGGAGATTTTTTGCGTGCCATCAGGCATGTGATTTATCCTTTTCCTGATGGGTTCCTACGTTTTCCAATTCCGGGTTTGGATTTCTTAGCTTCGCCAAATAAGTCGTCCGAGGTCTGGCGTTGAGTTCTCCCAGCATGGAATAGTTAAGCAAACTGGCTTTGAGTTTTGAAACGCTGCTGTCAGGATTTTTGGTGTCGCCGAACACAATTGCCTCGACCGGGCAGACTTGCTGGCAGGCCGTCATAATCTCGTTCGCGCCAATCCTCCGATTCTTTTCCTTCGCGCTGATCCGCGCCGAGCTGATCCTTTGGATGCAATAGGTGCACTTTTCCATCACGCCCCGCCAACGTACTGTGACATTCGGATTGCGCATCGCTTTGAGAACCGGGGTGTGGTAGTTGGAATACTCGAGAAAATTGAATCTCCGAACTTTGTATGGGCAGTTGTTGGAGCAGTAGCGTGTTCCGACGCAGCGATTATAAACCTGCAAATTTAGTCCATCATGATCGTGCAATGTGGCTGCGACGGGACAAACCAGTTCACAGGGGGCGTTTTCGCAATGCATGCAGGGAACGGGTTGATTATTGACCTCTGGGTTGTCGAGGCCGCCGCTGAAATATTGATCAACCCTCAACCAGAGCATGTCCCTGCCCCGCCCGATTTGGTCCTTGCCGACAACGGCGATATTATTCTCCGACTGACAGGCGGTGATACAGGCGTTGCAACCAATACACGTGTT is part of the Pedosphaera parvula Ellin514 genome and harbors:
- a CDS encoding SCO family protein; this encodes MKLLFHCPHGVKLACTWGLCFLLFVCTASSAKAEVVTDETLKKITFDQKLNQQIALELQFRDEQGRIVKLGDYFGKRPVILVLGYYGCPMLCTLVLNGMVEGLQDLKGSVGEQFEVVNVSIDPHETPALASAKKKTYLKRYGRAGAAGGWHFLTGDEASIRQLADEVGYRYAYDEKSRQYAHPSGLVILTPKAKVSHYLLGVNFPGEEMNSALKAAAADKVGSPVQQLLMLCFHYTPITGKYGVLVMTVVRICAFITLLLLSRLIFVTIRKDGAKAGRDLEVPIKTG
- a CDS encoding DUF3341 domain-containing protein, encoding MKDEAAIHGLMAEFRTHKDLLGATQRCHAEGYRKMDAYSPFPVEGLAQALGRRKTAVPFTVLICGITGGLGGYFMQWYAMAVDYPFNIGGRPLHSWPAFIPITFELTVLCAALGAIIGMLAMNRLPQPYHPVFNVPEFRRASLDRFFLCIESSDPEFDPVATKRFLESLRPVRVSEVAP
- a CDS encoding c-type cytochrome, with the translated sequence MNSPFAMALVGIAFLGLLCGCRHEMYDQPKSDPLEKSDFFKNGAASRPLVSGTVARGHLEADQAFYRGMIGTNLVTEFPMPITKQVLERGRERYEIYCSVCHARTGDGNGMIPQRGFPVPPSYHIDRLRDAPVGHFYDVITRGYGVMYSYASRVEPADRWAIAAYIRALQLSHNSRLENVPPADRAKLEGQNQ
- the coxB gene encoding cytochrome c oxidase subunit II: MNFPLFPHQASSIATKVDTLFIALVLLSLVLLAIIFGPMFYFLFKYRRGNKADRRPLNFATWKIEVTWTLVPLFLVLGIYSWAATVYFDLERPPANALEINVIGKQWMWKLQHAEGNREINELHVPLGKVVKLTMASQDVIHSFFIPAFRIKQDVVPGRYVTEWFRPTRLGTYHLFCAEYCGTSHSGMTGSIIVMRPDEYQQWLANGRPQENLAQTGERLFRELGCSGCHMGSGQVRAPRLEGVFGKPVPLQGGQWAFADEKYIRDSILLPQSQIAAGYEPVMPTYQGHISEEELLQLIAYVKSLANKQPLEETK